A single genomic interval of Porphyromonas sp. oral taxon 275 harbors:
- a CDS encoding thiamine diphosphokinase has translation MKHYPRYSLETLAKRIVLANGAFPQAPLPLALIDRWVAGAEGYSLTCCDGGVNKLRQYTERLPDAVVGDLDSTAPELRQLLADRTHHSPDQETNDLTKTMRYLHASYGPSAITLLGASGGREDHLLANLVLLPTYAPLVDELVMLTDEGYFLLITEPSLVEVEPGQQLSVFDFYRQPLTFRGVRWPLEAHTLPELSSGSLNCATAPEVYLEAERPLLLYVANL, from the coding sequence ATGAAGCACTACCCACGCTATAGCCTCGAGACGCTGGCCAAGCGCATTGTCCTCGCGAACGGCGCCTTCCCCCAGGCACCCCTGCCGCTAGCGCTCATCGACCGCTGGGTGGCGGGCGCCGAGGGCTATAGCCTCACCTGCTGCGATGGTGGGGTGAACAAGCTCAGGCAGTACACCGAGCGCCTACCCGACGCCGTGGTGGGTGACCTCGACTCCACTGCCCCCGAGCTGAGGCAGCTCCTCGCGGATCGTACGCACCATAGTCCCGACCAGGAGACCAACGACTTGACGAAGACCATGCGCTACCTCCATGCCAGCTACGGGCCAAGCGCCATCACGCTGCTCGGGGCCAGCGGAGGGCGTGAGGATCACCTGCTGGCGAACCTGGTGCTGCTGCCGACCTACGCCCCACTGGTGGACGAGCTCGTGATGCTGACCGACGAGGGCTACTTCCTCCTCATCACCGAGCCCTCGCTGGTGGAGGTAGAGCCTGGCCAGCAGCTCTCGGTCTTCGACTTCTACCGCCAGCCGCTCACCTTCCGCGGCGTACGCTGGCCGCTGGAGGCGCACACGCTGCCGGAGCTGTCGAGTGGCTCGCTGAACTGCGCCACCGCCCCCGAGGTCTACCTCGAGGCGGAGCGGCCGCTACTCCTCTACGTGGCGAACCTCTAG
- the pnuC gene encoding nicotinamide riboside transporter PnuC codes for MDQVLPYLASHPLELVTICISLVWLVLEYRASIWLWPVGIILPLLWIPIAWEARLYGMLAINVYYLVTSAWGWFVWLRRRPSTAAEELPITDIPRRTLGWTLLLSGPLYGLLIALGTNYLPEWRIPWADGLLTVSSIVGMIWMGRKWRQHWLCWIVANAAGIISLWAAEDYLSMLVYLTNFVVSFFGYRKWSLLMKEQDATAAAR; via the coding sequence ATGGACCAAGTGCTCCCTTATCTGGCGAGTCATCCGCTGGAGCTCGTCACCATCTGCATCTCCCTCGTCTGGCTCGTGCTGGAGTACCGCGCCAGCATCTGGCTGTGGCCTGTGGGCATCATCCTGCCCCTGCTGTGGATCCCTATCGCCTGGGAGGCGCGCCTCTACGGGATGCTCGCCATCAACGTCTATTACCTGGTGACGAGCGCCTGGGGCTGGTTCGTCTGGCTGCGTCGTAGGCCCAGCACGGCGGCCGAGGAGCTGCCCATCACGGACATCCCACGCCGCACGCTCGGCTGGACGCTCCTCCTCTCGGGCCCCCTCTACGGCCTCCTCATCGCGCTGGGGACGAACTATCTCCCCGAGTGGCGCATCCCCTGGGCTGATGGCCTCCTGACGGTCTCCTCCATCGTCGGGATGATCTGGATGGGGCGCAAGTGGCGCCAGCACTGGCTCTGCTGGATCGTGGCCAACGCCGCCGGCATCATCTCGCTGTGGGCGGCCGAGGACTACCTCTCGATGCTGGTCTACCTGACGAACTTCGTCGTCTCCTTCTTCGGCTACCGCAAGTGGTCGCTCTTGATGAAGGAGCAGGACGCTACAGCTGCAGCCCGATGA
- a CDS encoding TonB-dependent receptor has product MMKRKLILPVVALSLTGLPSHSLHAIGLSLQDSIKTHRLEEVQVTATRASAKTPMSYTNVGKVQLQKSNLGMDIPYLLLQTPSVVATSEPGFGIGYTYIRVRGVDAAGINVMTNGVPLNDSESQGVFWANMPNFSSSVQDAQLQRGVGTSSNGSAAFGASLNLRTDNFSLTPQASISVLGGSFHTLRREVSASTGRIAGRWALEARVGRTATDGYVDRSGTKGDSYFLQAGYFGERSVFKLLAFGGKQRTGIAWNGLSPEEEAKYGRTYNSAGHVNPSAPASEARYRENTDNYEQRHYQAQLTQQLSDRLTLSLTAHYTKGYGYYDEYRSQEKLSKLGLASFSQTQPDGSTKKIKKIDLLQAKYLDNDFGGLIAGLEYKAPRLELTAGLSGNHFVNDHYGYRSPITSTPYSLDPSQRYYDNRAHKTDLSGFVKASYELLSGLSLFADLQYRFIDYRISGTNDRVEQGKPQELSLRKRFNFFNPKAGLFYQFAPQHHLYASVAVAHREPNRDNYTKVTPKDYPSAERLTDWELGYGYRSERFTAGINVYYMRYKDQLVKNGKKSDVGGDLSENVAKSYRAGVELSSSLLLLPSLRWDLALGMSRNRIADYTLYVEDYDSGKFVAKQYQDTEIAYSPSATVSNTLTLTLGRFEAALSSQFVGRQYLDNTTSQTRSIPSYHVEHLRFGYELPVSFVKGWSLSLQLSNLLDRRYVSGGWGGFGLSGGQESSWLVFYPQAGRHLLLGTTITL; this is encoded by the coding sequence ATGATGAAGAGAAAACTTATCCTCCCCGTGGTGGCCCTCTCACTGACTGGCCTCCCTTCCCACTCGCTCCACGCTATAGGGCTTAGCCTACAGGATAGCATCAAGACGCATCGCCTCGAGGAGGTGCAGGTCACCGCGACCCGCGCCTCGGCCAAGACGCCCATGTCCTACACCAACGTGGGCAAGGTACAGCTACAGAAGTCCAACCTCGGGATGGACATCCCCTACCTCCTCTTGCAGACGCCCTCGGTCGTGGCCACCAGTGAGCCCGGCTTCGGGATCGGCTACACCTACATCCGTGTGCGCGGGGTAGATGCTGCGGGGATCAATGTGATGACCAACGGCGTACCGCTCAATGACTCGGAGAGCCAAGGCGTCTTCTGGGCCAATATGCCCAACTTCTCCTCCAGCGTCCAGGATGCCCAGCTGCAGCGCGGCGTCGGCACTTCGTCCAATGGCTCGGCAGCCTTCGGCGCCAGCCTCAACCTGCGTACGGACAACTTCTCCCTCACACCCCAGGCGTCGATCTCCGTCCTCGGCGGCTCCTTCCACACGCTGCGCCGTGAGGTCAGCGCCTCTACGGGGCGTATCGCTGGCCGCTGGGCCCTCGAGGCACGCGTAGGGCGCACGGCGACCGATGGCTACGTGGATCGAAGCGGTACGAAGGGCGACTCCTACTTCCTCCAGGCGGGCTACTTCGGGGAGCGCAGCGTCTTCAAGCTCCTGGCCTTCGGCGGCAAGCAGCGTACGGGCATCGCTTGGAACGGGCTGAGCCCCGAGGAAGAGGCTAAGTATGGCCGCACCTACAACAGTGCTGGGCACGTCAATCCCAGCGCCCCAGCCTCCGAGGCACGCTACCGCGAGAACACCGACAACTACGAGCAGCGCCACTACCAGGCACAGCTCACCCAGCAGCTCAGCGATCGGCTGACGCTGAGCCTCACGGCTCACTACACCAAGGGCTACGGCTACTACGATGAGTACAGATCCCAGGAGAAGCTCTCCAAACTCGGGCTGGCGAGCTTCTCACAGACCCAGCCCGACGGCTCGACGAAGAAGATCAAGAAGATCGACCTACTGCAGGCCAAGTATCTGGACAATGACTTCGGCGGCCTCATCGCAGGGCTTGAGTACAAGGCGCCCCGCCTGGAGCTGACGGCGGGCCTCTCGGGGAATCACTTCGTCAACGACCACTACGGCTACCGCTCGCCTATCACCTCCACGCCCTACAGCCTCGACCCCTCGCAGCGCTACTATGACAACCGCGCCCACAAGACCGACCTCTCGGGCTTCGTCAAGGCGAGCTATGAGCTCCTCTCGGGGCTGAGCCTCTTCGCCGACCTGCAGTACCGCTTCATCGACTACCGCATATCGGGGACCAACGATCGAGTAGAGCAGGGTAAGCCTCAGGAACTAAGCCTCAGGAAGCGCTTCAACTTCTTCAATCCCAAGGCGGGGCTCTTCTACCAGTTCGCCCCCCAGCATCACCTCTACGCCTCAGTAGCCGTAGCACACCGCGAGCCCAATAGGGACAACTACACCAAGGTCACGCCCAAGGACTACCCCAGTGCCGAGCGCCTCACCGACTGGGAGCTGGGCTACGGCTACCGCAGCGAGCGCTTCACCGCGGGCATCAACGTCTACTACATGCGTTACAAGGATCAGCTGGTGAAGAACGGCAAGAAGAGCGACGTCGGCGGAGACCTCAGTGAGAACGTCGCCAAGAGCTACCGCGCGGGCGTCGAGCTATCCTCCTCCCTCCTGCTGCTCCCCTCGCTCCGCTGGGACCTCGCCCTCGGGATGAGCCGCAATCGGATCGCTGACTACACGCTCTACGTCGAGGACTACGACAGTGGCAAGTTCGTGGCCAAGCAGTATCAGGATACGGAGATCGCCTACTCGCCTTCGGCGACCGTCAGCAACACGCTGACGCTGACGCTCGGGCGCTTCGAGGCCGCCCTCTCCAGCCAGTTTGTCGGCCGCCAGTACCTAGACAATACGACCAGCCAGACGCGTAGCATCCCGAGCTACCACGTAGAGCATCTGCGCTTCGGCTACGAGCTGCCCGTGAGCTTCGTCAAGGGCTGGAGCCTGAGCCTACAGCTCAGCAACCTGCTGGATCGCCGCTATGTCAGTGGCGGCTGGGGAGGCTTCGGCCTCTCTGGGGGGCAGGAGTCCTCGTGGCTCGTCTTCTACCCGCAGGCGGGTCGCCACCTGCTGCTAGGGACGACGATCACCCTCTAG
- a CDS encoding MATE family efflux transporter encodes MRIGTPIILGQIGLILVSLADNIMVGKYHTDALASASFVNNIFSVFFVLGLGFSYGLTPLVSQAHARQQSSRLGRLLRHSLLLNLAVGLLLSLLLVGVYAFLPSFDLAERLLPQVRSYYLLQLASFMVFMATGALKQFFDGIGRTIVPMWAILLSNVLNVLGNYLLIFGALGCPELGLFGAGLSTLFARIFALGVLLVALRYNRTLGVTYRYVRELRLHAAFLRRLFRLGFPIGVQMGVEAAAWTVAILLVTPLGVNALAVHQNLITLTLLGYFIYYGLGAATTILVSRAHGEGDVARARSVVHVALLLAELVALLVMSGLLLGRHWLGYIFSDDPAVVTMTALAVIPMALYQPGDALQVIYGNALRGIEDVKRMTYYACGIHLVLAPLLSYAFGFHLGLTEPGAQLTAIWSSFPVSLLLLGILLAIRFRWATQRMAQQSA; translated from the coding sequence TTGCGCATCGGCACCCCCATCATCCTAGGGCAGATCGGCCTTATCCTGGTCAGCCTTGCCGACAACATCATGGTGGGGAAGTACCATACCGATGCGCTGGCCTCAGCCTCCTTTGTCAACAATATCTTCTCGGTCTTCTTCGTGCTCGGCCTGGGCTTCAGCTACGGGCTGACGCCGCTCGTCTCGCAGGCGCATGCTCGGCAGCAGTCGAGCCGCCTGGGGCGTCTGCTGCGTCATAGCCTGCTGCTCAACCTCGCCGTCGGGCTGCTGCTCTCGCTCCTGCTGGTCGGCGTGTACGCCTTCCTCCCGAGCTTCGACCTGGCCGAGCGCCTGCTACCGCAGGTGCGCTCCTATTACCTCCTGCAGCTGGCGAGCTTCATGGTCTTCATGGCTACGGGGGCGCTGAAGCAGTTCTTCGACGGGATAGGGCGCACCATCGTGCCTATGTGGGCGATCCTGCTGTCGAATGTCCTGAACGTCCTCGGCAACTATCTGCTGATCTTCGGCGCGCTGGGCTGCCCCGAGCTGGGCCTCTTCGGCGCGGGGCTCTCGACGCTCTTCGCCCGCATCTTCGCCCTTGGCGTGCTGCTCGTGGCACTGCGCTATAACCGCACGCTAGGCGTGACCTATCGCTACGTGCGTGAGCTGAGGCTGCACGCTGCCTTCCTGCGTCGCCTCTTCCGCCTAGGCTTCCCCATAGGCGTGCAGATGGGTGTGGAGGCCGCTGCCTGGACGGTGGCCATCCTGCTGGTCACGCCCCTCGGGGTGAACGCGCTGGCGGTGCATCAGAATCTCATCACCCTCACGCTGCTGGGCTACTTCATCTACTACGGCCTCGGGGCAGCGACGACGATCCTCGTCAGCCGTGCTCATGGGGAGGGCGATGTGGCGCGTGCGCGTAGCGTGGTCCACGTGGCCCTGCTGCTGGCAGAGCTGGTGGCGCTGCTTGTGATGAGTGGGCTCCTGCTCGGGCGGCACTGGCTGGGCTATATCTTCAGCGACGATCCCGCCGTGGTCACGATGACGGCGCTGGCGGTTATCCCTATGGCGCTCTATCAGCCAGGGGATGCGCTGCAGGTGATCTATGGCAATGCGCTGCGCGGGATCGAGGATGTCAAGCGGATGACCTACTATGCCTGCGGGATTCACCTCGTGCTGGCTCCGCTGCTGTCCTATGCCTTTGGCTTCCACCTCGGGCTCACGGAGCCAGGGGCGCAGCTGACGGCTATCTGGTCCTCCTTCCCCGTGAGCCTGCTGCTGCTCGGGATCCTGCTGGCGATCCGCTTCCGCTGGGCGACACAGCGTATGGCGCAGCAGAGCGCCTAG
- a CDS encoding carbohydrate-binding family 9-like protein, whose protein sequence is MSSARLPRLERGTLSLQEFTPLLQEQGQLLYIDTLNWRQDFPHRPLVAAYLAYDAEALYINYRVSGEDLRTLSPGDGNYVHEDSCVEFFMQRERGTAYINFEFNAAGVCYAAHHASPSEAVLLSAEEFASIERWGDHQGQHGLERTGPAAWQLTVAIPWTTMGYAAGQLPREFYANLYKCGDKTAHPHFLSWAPIQEVEPAFHRPQFFGTFVLD, encoded by the coding sequence ATGTCTTCAGCTAGACTTCCCCGCCTCGAGCGCGGCACCCTCAGCCTACAGGAATTCACGCCTCTCCTGCAGGAGCAGGGCCAGCTCCTCTATATCGACACGCTGAACTGGCGTCAGGACTTCCCCCACCGCCCCCTCGTGGCTGCCTACCTGGCCTACGACGCCGAGGCGCTCTACATCAACTACCGCGTCTCGGGCGAGGACCTACGCACGCTCTCCCCTGGGGACGGCAACTACGTGCACGAGGATAGCTGCGTCGAGTTCTTCATGCAGCGCGAGCGCGGCACGGCCTACATCAACTTTGAGTTCAACGCGGCAGGTGTCTGCTACGCGGCTCACCATGCCAGCCCCTCGGAGGCGGTACTGCTGAGCGCCGAGGAATTCGCCAGCATCGAGCGCTGGGGTGACCATCAGGGGCAGCACGGCCTCGAGCGTACGGGCCCTGCAGCCTGGCAGCTGACGGTGGCTATCCCCTGGACGACGATGGGCTATGCTGCAGGACAGCTGCCCCGCGAGTTCTATGCCAATCTCTACAAGTGCGGGGACAAGACGGCACACCCACACTTCCTCAGCTGGGCTCCGATCCAGGAGGTGGAGCCGGCCTTCCATCGCCCCCAGTTCTTCGGCACCTTCGTGCTGGACTAG
- a CDS encoding LysE family translocator: MGPTGLLCLRETSRGGRREGMLVGLGATLSDLLYGLIAYLGVGFILNLLDRYSSELRLGGSVFILAFCFFLLRRRMPTGEEDEPVESHPLKSTYSVKKVSGAFFLTLSNPFIILLFLPLYARLEFVRVVQLQFVEFFVAMSGIGLGCLLWWITLTYIVRKVSNRFGSHRLEWINRIVALVLIVIALMGIYSVFHE, translated from the coding sequence ATGGGACCGACAGGCCTCCTCTGCCTACGTGAGACTTCACGAGGCGGGCGGCGCGAGGGTATGCTCGTCGGCCTAGGAGCTACCCTGAGCGATCTGCTGTATGGCCTCATCGCTTACCTCGGGGTGGGCTTCATCCTCAATCTGCTGGATCGCTACAGCAGCGAGCTGCGTCTCGGGGGGAGCGTCTTCATCCTTGCCTTCTGCTTCTTCTTGCTGCGGCGTCGTATGCCTACGGGGGAGGAGGATGAGCCCGTCGAGAGCCATCCTCTGAAGTCCACCTACAGCGTGAAGAAGGTCTCCGGAGCCTTCTTCCTGACCCTCTCCAATCCCTTCATCATCCTACTCTTCCTGCCGCTGTATGCGCGTCTAGAGTTCGTGCGCGTCGTCCAGCTCCAGTTCGTGGAGTTCTTCGTCGCGATGTCGGGCATAGGGCTTGGGTGCCTCCTGTGGTGGATCACGCTGACCTACATCGTGCGCAAGGTGTCCAATCGCTTCGGCTCACATCGCCTGGAGTGGATCAATCGCATCGTCGCCCTCGTGCTCATCGTCATCGCCCTCATGGGTATATACTCCGTCTTCCACGAATAG
- the ccsA gene encoding cytochrome c biogenesis protein CcsA — protein MTWDSFIYFAIPALLLWAGGAWTAWNKRPLPTYLLTFAGLAVYFAFILGLWLSLERPPLRTMGETRLWYAFFLPTAGLIVYSRWRYPWILAFSTVLAGVFTTINLVNPDIHNKTLMPALQSPWFAPHVIVYMFAYAVLGAAALMAAYLLWFKKKPATEHELDICDNLVQVGWAFMTVGILFGALWAKEAWGHYWAWDPKETWAAATWFAYLAYIHLRLRADRYHRTALWGLVISFILLQMCWWGINYLPSAQGVSVHTYSMG, from the coding sequence ATGACTTGGGATTCCTTCATATACTTCGCCATCCCTGCCCTCCTGCTGTGGGCGGGCGGTGCTTGGACGGCTTGGAACAAGCGTCCCCTTCCCACCTACCTCCTTACCTTCGCTGGGCTAGCTGTCTACTTCGCCTTTATCCTCGGGCTGTGGCTCTCGCTGGAGCGTCCGCCGCTGCGCACGATGGGGGAGACGCGTCTGTGGTACGCCTTCTTCCTCCCCACGGCAGGGCTCATCGTGTATTCCCGTTGGCGCTACCCCTGGATCCTAGCCTTCAGCACGGTGCTGGCTGGGGTCTTCACGACGATCAACCTCGTGAACCCCGATATCCACAACAAGACGCTGATGCCTGCGCTGCAGAGCCCGTGGTTCGCCCCGCACGTCATCGTCTATATGTTCGCCTACGCTGTGCTCGGTGCCGCAGCGCTCATGGCGGCCTATCTGCTGTGGTTCAAGAAGAAGCCCGCCACCGAGCATGAGCTCGATATCTGCGACAACCTCGTGCAGGTGGGCTGGGCCTTCATGACCGTCGGGATCCTCTTCGGCGCGCTGTGGGCCAAGGAAGCCTGGGGGCACTACTGGGCTTGGGACCCCAAGGAGACTTGGGCGGCCGCCACGTGGTTTGCCTACCTGGCCTACATCCATCTGCGCCTGAGGGCTGACCGCTACCATCGTACCGCGCTCTGGGGGCTCGTCATCTCCTTCATCCTACTGCAGATGTGCTGGTGGGGCATCAACTATCTGCCCTCGGCCCAAGGCGTGAGCGTCCACACCTACAGCATGGGCTAA
- a CDS encoding cytochrome c biogenesis protein ResB, translating to MKEGFVTGAGLILVGLALQYSVGPLDWSAFAFPINAICLVLYLAFLALIYALRHRVRLFSFFFTTEAAVPTLVYAALLTVAMGLTRQVAPHERAIDPIGLTRMLSFWPFVLIYGRLTGIVGLIAIRQILHFRLRELPSLLSHLGVFIAIVAATLGSADMERVKLTASMDMPEWRATHEQGFLELPLAIQLEKFTIDEYPPKLLIINSKTGKSIPAKNPEIVLVDKHFREGKLLKWRIRVRQNLPLAAPVVTSDTVKYVGWGSSGAVTALLVEAQPMEGDRAVGKPLVGWVTCGSYLFPFQELKLTKDLSLVMARREPERYASRIHVYTRSQKNIVATVEVNKPVSVDGWRIYQLSYDESMGRWSETSTFELVKDPWLPAVYVGIFLLLAGAVLTFIFSQKRR from the coding sequence ATGAAGGAAGGCTTTGTCACCGGTGCAGGGCTGATCCTCGTGGGGCTGGCGCTACAGTACAGCGTCGGCCCTCTGGACTGGTCAGCCTTTGCCTTCCCGATCAATGCCATCTGCCTCGTCCTCTACCTCGCCTTCCTGGCCCTCATCTATGCGCTGCGTCATCGCGTACGGCTCTTCTCCTTCTTCTTCACGACGGAGGCCGCCGTTCCCACGCTCGTCTATGCGGCGCTGCTCACCGTGGCGATGGGGCTCACCCGACAGGTAGCGCCTCACGAGCGAGCCATCGATCCCATCGGGCTGACGCGTATGCTGTCCTTCTGGCCCTTTGTGCTCATCTATGGCCGCCTCACGGGTATCGTAGGGCTCATCGCGATACGGCAGATCCTTCACTTTCGTCTCAGAGAGCTGCCCTCCCTACTGTCGCACCTAGGCGTCTTCATCGCTATCGTCGCTGCGACCCTCGGGAGTGCCGACATGGAGCGCGTCAAGCTGACGGCCAGCATGGATATGCCCGAGTGGCGTGCCACACACGAGCAGGGCTTCCTCGAGCTGCCGCTGGCGATCCAGCTGGAGAAGTTCACCATCGACGAGTACCCGCCCAAGCTCCTCATCATCAATAGCAAGACGGGGAAGTCTATCCCTGCGAAAAATCCCGAGATCGTCCTTGTCGATAAGCACTTCCGCGAGGGCAAGCTCCTGAAGTGGCGCATCCGCGTGCGTCAGAACCTCCCGCTCGCAGCACCCGTCGTCACCTCCGACACCGTCAAGTACGTCGGCTGGGGCTCGTCTGGAGCCGTCACGGCGCTTCTGGTGGAGGCGCAGCCCATGGAGGGCGATCGCGCTGTGGGCAAGCCTCTGGTAGGCTGGGTCACCTGCGGCAGCTACCTCTTCCCCTTCCAGGAGCTCAAGCTGACCAAGGACCTGAGCCTTGTGATGGCACGCCGCGAGCCGGAGCGCTACGCCTCCCGCATCCATGTCTATACGAGGTCGCAGAAGAACATCGTCGCTACCGTCGAGGTCAATAAGCCCGTCTCCGTCGACGGCTGGCGCATCTATCAGCTCAGCTACGATGAGTCGATGGGCCGATGGAGCGAGACCAGCACCTTCGAGCTCGTCAAGGACCCCTGGCTGCCTGCTGTCTACGTAGGGATCTTCCTGCTGCTAGCGGGTGCTGTGCTCACCTTCATCTTCTCGCAGAAACGGCGCTAG
- the nrfA gene encoding ammonia-forming cytochrome c nitrite reductase — MAQQLKRWQGWLLFGGSMVLVFILGLVVSSLLERRAEVVSIYNNRKHLFTDSIVSQNEKFAEDFPREYQSWKRTADTTYQGEFNGSQRADVLAARPEMVVLWAGYSFAMEYNTPRGHKHAIEDMTEILRTGSPGVDGNKDIQPGTCWTCKSPDVPRMMREKGIAEFYKAPWSQWGNEIVNTIGCSDCHDARTMNLKPARPAIYEAFQRRGEDLSKQSHQDMRSLVCAQCHTEYYFKGDGKYLTFPQDKGFTVEDIEKYYDEMNYSDYTHKLSRAPILKAQHPDYELWRMGIHGQRGVSCADCHMPYVSEGGVKYSDHQIVSPLARIDKTCQTCHREDEETLRRNVYDRQRMANDVRNRVEKELAKAHIEAKYAWDKGATEPEMKDALQAIRKSQWRWDFAVASHGASFHAPQEVTRILGQSLGYAQEARLAIAKVLAKHGFAGDVPMPDISSKEKAWAYIGLDGKKLQADKAEFLKTVVPKWVQSAKQQGKLIEL, encoded by the coding sequence ATGGCACAACAACTAAAGCGTTGGCAGGGATGGCTCCTATTCGGAGGCTCAATGGTCCTAGTCTTCATCCTTGGCCTCGTCGTCTCCTCGCTTCTGGAGCGTCGCGCTGAGGTAGTGAGCATCTACAACAATCGTAAGCACCTCTTCACGGACTCGATCGTCTCGCAGAACGAGAAGTTCGCCGAAGACTTCCCACGCGAATATCAGTCCTGGAAGAGGACTGCTGACACGACCTACCAGGGTGAGTTCAATGGCTCTCAGCGCGCCGATGTGCTCGCCGCTCGCCCCGAGATGGTCGTCCTCTGGGCTGGCTATTCCTTCGCTATGGAGTACAACACGCCCCGCGGTCACAAGCACGCTATCGAGGATATGACCGAGATCCTACGTACGGGCTCCCCAGGGGTGGATGGTAATAAGGATATCCAGCCTGGTACCTGCTGGACCTGTAAGAGCCCCGACGTCCCCCGTATGATGCGCGAGAAGGGCATCGCTGAGTTCTACAAGGCCCCCTGGAGTCAGTGGGGTAATGAGATCGTCAATACCATCGGCTGCTCGGACTGTCATGATGCCCGCACCATGAATCTCAAGCCCGCTCGCCCCGCTATCTACGAGGCCTTCCAGCGCCGCGGGGAGGATCTCTCCAAGCAGTCCCACCAGGACATGCGCTCACTGGTCTGCGCGCAGTGCCACACCGAGTACTACTTCAAGGGTGACGGCAAGTACCTCACCTTCCCCCAGGACAAGGGCTTCACGGTAGAGGATATAGAGAAGTACTACGACGAGATGAACTACTCCGACTACACGCACAAGCTCTCCCGTGCCCCTATCCTCAAGGCCCAGCACCCCGACTACGAGCTCTGGCGCATGGGTATCCATGGACAGCGTGGCGTCTCCTGTGCTGACTGCCATATGCCCTACGTGAGCGAGGGTGGCGTCAAGTACTCCGACCACCAGATCGTCAGTCCTCTGGCCCGTATCGACAAGACCTGTCAGACCTGCCACCGTGAGGATGAAGAGACCCTCCGACGGAACGTGTATGATCGTCAGCGCATGGCCAACGACGTACGCAACCGCGTAGAGAAGGAACTGGCGAAGGCGCATATCGAGGCTAAGTACGCTTGGGACAAGGGCGCTACCGAGCCTGAGATGAAGGATGCCCTGCAGGCTATCCGCAAGAGCCAGTGGCGCTGGGACTTTGCTGTCGCTAGCCACGGAGCTTCCTTCCACGCACCGCAGGAGGTGACGCGCATCCTTGGGCAGAGCCTCGGCTATGCACAGGAGGCACGACTGGCCATCGCTAAGGTACTGGCTAAGCACGGCTTCGCTGGTGACGTCCCCATGCCTGATATCTCGAGCAAGGAAAAGGCCTGGGCCTACATTGGCCTCGACGGCAAGAAGCTGCAGGCTGATAAGGCTGAGTTCCTCAAGACGGTAGTCCCCAAGTGGGTCCAGTCGGCTAAGCAGCAAGGCAAGCTCATCGAGCTCTAG
- the nrfH gene encoding cytochrome c nitrite reductase small subunit — MNRFLQRLPRLGRRMKVALLLVGGVVVGLIGLFLYLLRFHTYLGDDPSACVNCHIMAPYYATWMHGAHARNTTCNDCHVPHDNVFRKYYFKGKDGMNHVYKFVTRQERQAIRAIDESAEVIMENCVRCHATLNTELVNTGRITYMDVKCGAGQACWDCHRDVAHGKMNSLSSTPGAQVPLPKTPVPDWLQKMVN, encoded by the coding sequence ATGAACAGATTCCTACAACGTTTACCGCGCTTGGGGCGCCGCATGAAGGTCGCCCTGCTGCTTGTGGGCGGGGTGGTGGTAGGCTTGATCGGGCTCTTCCTCTATTTGCTTAGGTTCCACACCTACCTAGGAGACGACCCCTCCGCCTGTGTCAACTGCCACATCATGGCCCCCTACTACGCTACGTGGATGCATGGTGCTCATGCCCGCAATACCACGTGTAACGACTGTCACGTACCGCACGACAATGTATTCCGTAAGTACTACTTCAAGGGTAAGGACGGGATGAACCATGTGTACAAGTTTGTCACTCGACAGGAGCGACAGGCGATCCGCGCCATCGATGAGAGCGCGGAGGTCATCATGGAGAACTGCGTACGCTGCCACGCTACGCTTAACACCGAATTGGTCAACACCGGTCGCATCACCTACATGGATGTCAAGTGCGGCGCCGGTCAAGCTTGCTGGGACTGTCACCGAGACGTTGCTCACGGCAAGATGAATTCCCTTTCGTCCACTCCAGGAGCTCAGGTGCCGCTGCCCAAAACGCCGGTGCCTGACTGGCTGCAGAAGATGGTGAACTAA